A single region of the Candidatus Rokuibacteriota bacterium genome encodes:
- a CDS encoding Smr/MutS family protein encodes MPDDPDTPDAGEPVELPIEDFLDLHTFTPREVRSVVDEYLREACRRGFSEVRLIHGRGKGVQRAIVQSLLAGHPLVAEFFDAPPERGGWGATVVVLRPQGITPTRP; translated from the coding sequence TTGCCTGACGATCCCGACACGCCTGACGCCGGGGAACCGGTCGAGCTGCCGATCGAGGACTTCCTCGACCTCCATACCTTCACGCCGCGCGAGGTTCGCTCTGTGGTGGACGAGTACCTGCGCGAGGCGTGCCGCCGCGGCTTTTCCGAGGTGCGGCTGATCCACGGCAGAGGGAAGGGGGTGCAGCGGGCGATTGTCCAGTCGCTCCTGGCCGGCCATCCGCTGGTCGCGGAGTTCTTCGACGCGCCGCCCGAGCGCGGGGGCTGGGGTGCGACGGTCGTGGTGCTGCGCCCGCAGGGCATTACTCCGACGCGCCCCTAG